A DNA window from Borrelia sp. HM contains the following coding sequences:
- a CDS encoding proline/glycine betaine ABC transporter permease produces MTRDSIVSNIDKAFSFFVDNFSHSNGIGFAKVVIWFYENLKSLFLFINPVLFIVIICVLSFLFLKKRLALLIMLGFCFILYFNLWEVSMDTISIIFVSVFFSVIWGILIGILGGYYSKFYVFLKPFLDLMQAMPPFIYLIPAIPFFGMGTPSAIFATIVFAIPPVIRYTRLGIVQVPSEVIEAAKSFGSSNVRILFQIQLPLALQSIIEGINQSIMMAISMIVIAAMVGSSGLGRTVIYSVERLNFGEGLISGLAVVIIAIILDRIMQAIFIKFSYLNTDNYGTKKENKFKRFLEMYNKE; encoded by the coding sequence ATGACTAGAGATTCCATAGTTTCTAATATAGATAAAGCTTTTAGTTTTTTTGTTGATAATTTTTCTCATTCTAATGGCATAGGATTTGCAAAAGTTGTCATTTGGTTTTATGAAAATTTGAAAAGTCTATTTCTTTTTATTAATCCTGTCCTTTTTATTGTTATTATTTGTGTCTTAAGTTTTTTATTTTTAAAGAAAAGATTAGCTTTATTGATTATGTTAGGTTTTTGCTTTATTTTGTATTTTAATCTTTGGGAAGTTTCAATGGATACAATATCAATTATTTTTGTATCTGTATTTTTTTCAGTAATTTGGGGAATTTTGATAGGTATTTTAGGTGGATATTATTCAAAATTTTATGTATTTTTGAAACCATTTCTTGATTTAATGCAGGCCATGCCTCCGTTTATTTATTTAATACCAGCTATACCTTTTTTTGGCATGGGTACACCTTCAGCTATTTTTGCTACAATAGTTTTTGCTATTCCTCCTGTTATTAGATATACAAGGCTTGGAATTGTTCAAGTTCCAAGTGAAGTCATTGAAGCTGCAAAATCTTTTGGAAGTAGTAATGTTCGTATTCTTTTTCAAATTCAGTTGCCATTGGCGCTTCAAAGTATAATTGAGGGAATTAATCAGTCAATAATGATGGCAATCTCTATGATAGTAATTGCAGCTATGGTTGGTTCATCAGGGCTTGGTAGAACAGTAATATATTCTGTTGAAAGATTAAATTTTGGTGAAGGTTTAATATCTGGATTAGCTGTTGTGATTATAGCTATTATCTTAGATAGAATTATGCAGGCTATTTTTATTAAGTTCAGTTATTTAAATACTGATAATTATGGAACAAAAAAGGAAAATAAATTCAAAAGGTTTTTAGAAATGTATAATAAAGAATAA
- a CDS encoding ATP-binding cassette domain-containing protein encodes MCKASVRVRNLYKTFSYHKNKKQIVKAIKNYENGQCRTDIYKESSVFIANANISLDVYENEILVIMGMSGCGKSTFVRCLNGIYKIDSGSILVDNIEMNDINQKDLSALRKDKFAMVFQNFGLFPHMNVLRNVTYGLEVKNIPKEVRTQRAYDILKLVGLEDSKYKYINELSGGMKQRVGIARALVVNPDILLMDEAFSALDPLIRGEMQGELLRLVDKLKKTVVFITHDLIEAFKLGNRIAFMKDGEIVQVGKPLEILRDPKTDFIANFIDNLPVLNILKIKDIIKMDFAFNDDPNKFNVLLEKEGDNFSLYSLSNGKKYSNLIALILDMNDEIKSIVKYLNRMEYLIIKGEQGNIIGYIDLEEIASLLAR; translated from the coding sequence TTGTGTAAAGCTAGTGTTAGAGTCCGCAATCTTTATAAGACATTTTCTTATCATAAAAACAAAAAACAAATAGTTAAGGCTATAAAGAATTATGAAAATGGTCAATGTAGAACTGACATTTACAAGGAATCTTCTGTTTTTATTGCAAATGCAAATATCAGTCTTGATGTTTATGAGAATGAAATTTTAGTTATTATGGGTATGTCAGGTTGCGGTAAGTCTACTTTTGTTAGGTGTTTGAATGGCATATACAAAATAGATTCTGGATCTATTTTGGTAGATAATATTGAAATGAATGATATTAATCAAAAAGATTTATCTGCTTTAAGAAAAGATAAGTTTGCCATGGTTTTTCAGAATTTTGGGCTTTTTCCACATATGAATGTTTTAAGGAATGTGACTTATGGACTTGAAGTTAAAAATATTCCTAAGGAAGTAAGGACACAAAGGGCTTATGATATTTTAAAGCTTGTGGGTCTTGAAGATTCTAAATATAAATATATCAATGAGCTTTCAGGAGGAATGAAGCAAAGGGTAGGTATAGCACGAGCTTTGGTAGTTAATCCCGATATACTTTTAATGGATGAAGCTTTTTCAGCCCTTGATCCTTTAATTAGAGGAGAAATGCAAGGTGAGCTTTTGAGATTGGTAGACAAGTTAAAAAAAACAGTTGTGTTTATTACTCATGATTTAATTGAAGCTTTTAAATTAGGTAATAGAATTGCTTTTATGAAAGATGGAGAGATTGTTCAAGTTGGTAAGCCTTTGGAAATATTAAGGGATCCAAAGACAGATTTTATAGCTAATTTTATTGATAATCTTCCTGTTTTAAATATTTTAAAAATTAAGGATATTATTAAAATGGATTTTGCTTTTAATGATGATCCTAACAAATTTAATGTTCTTCTTGAAAAAGAAGGTGATAATTTTAGTTTGTATAGTTTGTCTAATGGTAAAAAGTATAGTAATCTTATTGCTTTAATTTTAGATATGAATGATGAGATAAAAAGTATTGTTAAGTATTTAAATAGGATGGAGTATTTGATTATAAAAGGAGAACAAGGTAATATTATTGGGTATATTGACTTGGAGGAGATTGCTAGCTTATTGGCAAGATAG